In Paenibacillus sp. FSL R7-0345, a single window of DNA contains:
- the rpsA gene encoding 30S ribosomal protein S1: MSEEIKNQEAAANVENNEAVEATEAVETAAPVASNEEEVTSQEGLEIISVKKGDTVKGTIVKIEDNQAYVSIGYKYDGVIPIRELSSVQLDNAAAAVEVGQEVECKVVSVNDNKESLVLSKRAIDSEKSWEDLEKYFASQEAFEVTVADVVKGGLVADVGARGFIPASMVERHFVEDFSDYKGRTLRVKVKELDRENSKVILSAKEVLEEEFEANKQKIMSELTEGQVIEGTVQRLTQFGAFVDVGGVDGLVHVSEIAWNHVEKPSDVVSEGDKVTVKVLKVDPEKGKISLSIKAAAPGPWDSAAGKINIGDVVTGEVKRLVNFGAFVELLPGVEGLVHISQISHKHIGTPHEVLKEGQEVQVKVLDFNPSEKRVSLSIKETEEAPAPTARPERRERQDRAPKEVLNNPNVSLSNEGLSFTLAERFGDKLDKFKGNN, from the coding sequence ATGTCTGAAGAAATTAAAAATCAGGAAGCTGCGGCTAATGTTGAGAACAACGAAGCCGTAGAAGCGACAGAAGCTGTGGAAACCGCTGCACCTGTTGCCAGCAACGAAGAAGAAGTGACTAGCCAAGAAGGTTTGGAAATCATTTCTGTGAAAAAAGGCGATACCGTGAAAGGAACAATCGTCAAAATCGAAGATAACCAAGCTTATGTAAGCATTGGATATAAATACGACGGTGTGATTCCGATTCGCGAACTTTCTTCCGTACAGCTTGACAACGCTGCTGCAGCGGTAGAAGTTGGACAAGAAGTGGAGTGCAAAGTAGTAAGCGTCAACGACAACAAGGAAAGCCTTGTGCTCTCCAAACGTGCCATTGACAGCGAAAAATCATGGGAAGATCTTGAGAAGTACTTTGCTTCCCAGGAAGCGTTCGAAGTTACTGTGGCTGACGTTGTCAAAGGCGGTCTCGTAGCTGATGTCGGCGCGCGCGGATTTATTCCTGCTTCCATGGTTGAACGTCACTTCGTAGAAGATTTCAGCGACTATAAAGGCCGCACACTTCGCGTAAAAGTGAAAGAACTTGACCGTGAGAACAGCAAGGTTATTCTTTCCGCCAAAGAAGTGCTGGAAGAAGAATTCGAAGCTAACAAACAGAAGATCATGTCCGAGCTGACTGAAGGACAGGTCATCGAAGGTACAGTACAACGTCTGACCCAATTCGGCGCATTTGTTGATGTGGGCGGCGTTGACGGTCTGGTTCACGTTTCCGAGATCGCTTGGAACCATGTTGAGAAACCATCCGATGTTGTATCCGAAGGCGACAAAGTTACTGTTAAAGTACTTAAAGTTGATCCGGAAAAAGGCAAAATCAGCCTCAGCATCAAAGCTGCTGCTCCAGGTCCTTGGGATTCCGCTGCAGGCAAAATCAACATTGGCGATGTAGTAACAGGCGAAGTTAAACGCCTTGTAAACTTCGGCGCATTTGTTGAGCTGCTTCCAGGAGTAGAAGGCCTTGTGCACATCTCGCAAATTTCCCACAAGCACATTGGTACTCCACACGAGGTGCTTAAAGAAGGACAAGAGGTTCAGGTTAAGGTTCTGGACTTCAATCCATCCGAGAAACGTGTTAGCCTCAGCATCAAGGAAACCGAAGAAGCTCCGGCTCCTACGGCTAGACCTGAACGCAGAGAGAGACAGGACAGAGCTCCTAAAGAAGTGCTGAACAATCCTAACGTATCGCTTAGCAACGAAGGCCTCAGCTTCACATTGGCTGAGCGTTTCGGAGACAAGCTTGATAAATTCAAGGGCAATAACTAA
- a CDS encoding lysophospholipid acyltransferase family protein, producing the protein MIYVICRGLLRLIYAILFPLRIVGKENVPKEGGVLLCANHISLLDPITIGIKLKRQVKYMAKAELFTVPVLGWLIGKLGAFPVKRGGVSKESIKTALNTLRGGHIMGIFPEGTRNSDTGVAKKGAASFALRSGAAVVPAAIIGSYKPFRRMTVIYGEPIDLSAFDGAGSDSLEEVTDVIMGRIHEMIKTGKPSVR; encoded by the coding sequence ATGATTTATGTAATTTGCCGTGGATTGCTTCGCTTGATTTATGCCATCCTGTTCCCGCTTAGAATTGTGGGAAAAGAAAATGTGCCAAAGGAGGGCGGGGTACTGCTCTGCGCGAACCACATCAGCCTGCTCGATCCGATTACGATCGGGATCAAGCTGAAACGACAGGTCAAGTATATGGCCAAGGCCGAGCTGTTTACAGTTCCGGTGCTGGGCTGGCTTATCGGGAAGCTGGGCGCTTTCCCTGTCAAACGTGGCGGCGTAAGCAAAGAATCCATTAAAACGGCCCTTAATACGCTTCGCGGCGGACATATTATGGGTATCTTTCCGGAAGGAACACGCAACTCCGATACAGGAGTAGCGAAGAAGGGTGCGGCAAGCTTTGCGCTCCGCAGCGGGGCAGCAGTTGTCCCGGCCGCTATTATCGGTTCCTACAAGCCGTTCCGCCGGATGACCGTTATTTACGGAGAGCCTATTGATCTGAGTGCCTTTGACGGAGCGGGAAGTGATTCTCTTGAAGAAGTTACCGATGTCATTATGGGACGGATTCATGAGATGATCAAGACCGGCAAGCCCAGCGTAAGATAA
- the cmk gene encoding (d)CMP kinase — MDRQGTHTYDRINVAIDGPAGAGKSTVARLVANKLSYIYVDTGAMYRAITWYMLREGIPPEDESQVDRIVRDLVIELIPEEDVQKVLLGGEDVTPHIRSLQVSGQVSQYSKLEGVRARLSHLQRQMALRKGVVMDGRDIGTTVLPDAEVKIFMTASVEERALRRYKELKDTETVTLEQLEHDIAARDRLDEGREISPLRRAEDAILLDTTFMDINQAVEAIVSHCRSHVDGERNHS; from the coding sequence TTGGACAGGCAGGGTACACATACTTACGACAGAATTAACGTCGCCATTGACGGACCTGCCGGGGCAGGTAAGAGCACTGTTGCCCGATTGGTAGCAAACAAGCTTTCTTACATTTATGTTGATACCGGTGCCATGTACCGTGCAATTACCTGGTATATGCTCCGTGAAGGCATACCGCCCGAGGATGAGAGTCAGGTGGACCGGATTGTCCGGGACCTGGTGATTGAGCTTATTCCGGAGGAGGATGTGCAGAAGGTGCTGCTGGGTGGGGAAGACGTAACCCCGCATATCCGCAGTCTGCAGGTCAGCGGCCAGGTGTCGCAGTACTCCAAGCTTGAAGGGGTACGCGCCAGACTTAGTCATCTGCAGCGTCAGATGGCACTCCGCAAGGGGGTAGTCATGGACGGCCGTGACATCGGTACGACCGTACTGCCGGATGCCGAAGTGAAGATTTTCATGACGGCAAGTGTGGAGGAACGGGCTCTCCGGCGTTACAAAGAGCTGAAGGATACGGAAACAGTGACACTCGAGCAGCTTGAACACGATATTGCGGCGCGTGACCGTCTTGATGAAGGGCGGGAAATCTCACCGCTGCGCCGTGCAGAGGATGCTATTCTTCTGGACACGACCTTTATGGATATCAATCAAGCCGTGGAAGCCATTGTCTCCCACTGCAGATCTCATGTTGACGGGGAGAGAAATCATTCATGA
- a CDS encoding flagellar brake domain-containing protein, with the protein MYPKINEHLYIQVASSDAAEAEIEYRSRIADIEDDAILIEIPMQIGKARLKKLYMGDELSVYFLTEGGIKNYFNTHVIGFKEDVIRMIKIRKPEEEDIFKIQRRSFLRVSAELELAVKDALGSRVLVRTDDVGGGGTSFLSDGKVKFAVADKLSCWILLPYRNGSIEHAYFEAEIVRMKQLDNSRNLIMLKFSSISDTERQKIIRYCFERQFDFRNR; encoded by the coding sequence TTGTATCCCAAAATTAATGAGCATCTTTACATACAGGTAGCTTCAAGCGATGCCGCGGAAGCTGAGATCGAATACAGATCCAGAATTGCCGACATCGAGGATGATGCGATTCTGATTGAAATTCCGATGCAGATCGGGAAAGCCCGGCTGAAAAAGCTGTATATGGGGGATGAGCTCTCCGTTTATTTTCTGACTGAAGGCGGCATCAAAAATTATTTCAATACCCATGTGATCGGGTTTAAAGAAGACGTGATCCGGATGATCAAAATCCGCAAGCCGGAAGAGGAGGATATCTTCAAAATTCAGCGCCGCAGCTTTTTGCGGGTTAGCGCTGAGCTGGAGCTGGCCGTCAAGGATGCGCTGGGCAGCCGGGTTCTTGTCCGTACTGATGATGTCGGCGGAGGAGGGACTTCTTTTCTCAGCGACGGCAAGGTTAAGTTTGCGGTGGCCGACAAGCTGAGCTGCTGGATTCTTCTGCCATACCGCAACGGCAGTATAGAGCACGCTTATTTTGAGGCGGAGATTGTAAGGATGAAGCAGCTTGACAACAGCCGCAACCTGATCATGCTGAAGTTCTCGTCGATTTCAGATACCGAACGGCAAAAAATTATCCGCTATTGTTTCGAACGGCAGTTCGATTTCCGCAACCGCTGA
- the ypeB gene encoding germination protein YpeB, with protein MYRRLSAIMFPLTALLLIGALVWGYQENQEKNSILIKAENQYQRAFHDLSYHVERLHGELGNTLAVNSASNGMHRKGLVNVWRLTSEAQNEINQLPLTLLPFSETEEFLSKISNFSYKAAVRDFTKKPLTEGEMANLMALYKNSGEISKDLQEVQQKVIGKKLRWMDVETALATEEKAEDNTIIDGFKTVDKRVAAYPELDWGPSVASIYDKRSVKKLGGKPVSAEEIKAKALKLAGISGNGQVEIRENGKGTEWASYTATVTSPGHKQPITMNFTKEGGLLIGYNDNREVGAAKVSLGQAVVKAGEFLDKKGYPGMTAVSADRYDNLGNLTFVGSQDGVLVYPEKITVRVGLDTGEPTGFQASDYAKEHEDKREIPKPGLSLAEARTHLNPEFRELYHRLAWIENEDSVELLTYEFGGKINGSQYRIYLNAADGNEEAVEEVRTSSGAQDK; from the coding sequence ATGTACAGAAGATTAAGTGCCATAATGTTCCCGCTTACCGCGCTGCTGCTAATTGGAGCGCTGGTCTGGGGGTATCAGGAGAACCAGGAGAAAAATTCGATTCTGATCAAGGCGGAAAACCAGTACCAGCGTGCGTTTCATGATTTGTCTTATCACGTGGAGCGGCTTCATGGTGAACTGGGGAATACTCTCGCCGTAAATTCAGCATCTAACGGAATGCACCGCAAAGGTCTGGTCAATGTGTGGCGGCTTACAAGCGAGGCGCAGAATGAAATCAACCAGCTGCCGCTTACGCTGCTGCCGTTCAGTGAAACCGAGGAGTTTCTGTCCAAAATCTCCAACTTTTCATACAAAGCTGCTGTGCGTGATTTCACCAAAAAGCCTTTGACTGAAGGAGAAATGGCCAACCTCATGGCCCTCTACAAAAACTCCGGTGAGATCTCTAAGGATCTGCAGGAGGTGCAGCAGAAGGTAATCGGCAAAAAGCTGCGTTGGATGGATGTTGAGACAGCGCTGGCCACCGAGGAGAAGGCTGAGGATAATACGATTATTGACGGGTTCAAGACCGTAGACAAACGGGTTGCCGCATATCCCGAGCTTGACTGGGGCCCTTCTGTTGCAAGTATCTATGACAAGCGCTCTGTGAAGAAGCTCGGCGGCAAGCCGGTCAGTGCAGAGGAAATCAAGGCCAAGGCATTGAAGCTTGCAGGCATCAGCGGCAACGGGCAGGTGGAAATCCGCGAGAACGGGAAAGGAACCGAATGGGCATCCTATACCGCGACAGTGACCAGCCCAGGCCATAAGCAGCCTATCACCATGAATTTCACCAAAGAGGGCGGATTGCTGATCGGCTACAACGATAACCGGGAGGTTGGCGCAGCGAAAGTATCCCTTGGACAGGCAGTGGTTAAGGCGGGCGAGTTTTTGGACAAAAAGGGGTACCCCGGCATGACTGCAGTCAGCGCTGACAGATACGATAACCTCGGCAACCTGACTTTTGTGGGCAGCCAGGATGGAGTGCTGGTCTATCCGGAGAAAATAACGGTCCGCGTCGGGCTGGACACCGGTGAGCCGACAGGGTTTCAGGCCAGCGATTATGCCAAGGAGCATGAGGACAAGCGGGAGATTCCTAAGCCCGGCTTATCTCTTGCAGAGGCGAGAACGCATCTGAATCCTGAGTTCCGGGAGCTGTACCACCGGCTTGCCTGGATCGAGAATGAAGATTCGGTGGAACTGCTGACTTATGAATTCGGGGGCAAAATCAACGGTTCCCAGTACCGGATTTACCTGAATGCCGCCGACGGGAACGAAGAAGCGGTGGAAGAGGTGCGTACCTCCTCCGGAGCACAGGATAAATAA
- the prsW gene encoding glutamic-type intramembrane protease PrsW, producing the protein MLLLSVITSAVAPGLALLTFFYLKDKYDQEPLHMVLKVFLLGLLIVFPVMIIQRGMVLGLGGGAYVDSFLISAGVEECLKWFVLYHMIYNHTEFDEPYDGILYAVAISLGFATIENVMYAWYSHASLGSMFIRALLPVSGHAMFGVIMGYHMGRAKFTKGTRTRGILLVSLLLPWLWHGIYDFILSTTANYWIWFIVPLMAVLWYGGMGKVALANSRSPFRFLKREEEVNL; encoded by the coding sequence GTGCTTTTGTTATCGGTTATTACGTCGGCAGTAGCACCTGGACTTGCACTGCTGACTTTTTTCTATTTGAAAGACAAGTATGACCAGGAACCGCTGCATATGGTCCTCAAGGTATTTTTGCTCGGGCTGCTGATTGTTTTTCCGGTTATGATTATTCAGCGGGGCATGGTACTGGGGCTTGGCGGCGGAGCATACGTGGATTCTTTCCTGATTTCTGCGGGAGTCGAGGAGTGCCTGAAGTGGTTTGTGCTGTACCATATGATCTACAATCATACCGAATTTGACGAGCCTTATGATGGAATACTATATGCTGTAGCGATCTCGCTCGGCTTTGCAACAATTGAGAATGTGATGTATGCCTGGTACAGCCATGCTTCGCTTGGCTCCATGTTTATCAGGGCGCTGCTTCCGGTCTCGGGTCATGCGATGTTTGGTGTTATTATGGGCTATCACATGGGCCGGGCCAAGTTCACAAAAGGAACCCGGACAAGAGGCATCCTGCTGGTCTCACTGCTGCTGCCTTGGCTGTGGCATGGAATCTATGATTTCATACTCAGTACAACGGCGAACTACTGGATCTGGTTCATCGTGCCTTTGATGGCGGTATTGTGGTATGGAGGCATGGGGAAAGTGGCGCTGGCCAACAGCCGCTCACCCTTCCGTTTTCTGAAACGTGAAGAAGAGGTTAACCTTTAA